One genomic segment of Mangifera indica cultivar Alphonso chromosome 6, CATAS_Mindica_2.1, whole genome shotgun sequence includes these proteins:
- the LOC123218794 gene encoding plant UBX domain-containing protein 3-like, with protein sequence MASRDKKPAKPSTSRTGNVRTLSDLNRRTGPDSDSDSDGPQEYYTGGEKSGMLVQDPSKGNPNDVDAIFNQARELGAVEGPPEHLHPSSSSRSFTGTGRLLSGESVQSAPQQPEPVFHNIVFWTNGFTVNDGPLRRLDDPENASFLESIRKSECPKELEPADRRSSVHVNLIKKDVKCPEQEKHHVPFQGVGRTLGSTSTPAASEPTVGSTPPDTAQIPSGGLFVDDKLPSTSIQIRLADGTRMVSQFNLHHTINDIHAHIDVSGPGNARNYQLQMMGFPPKVLADRSQTIEQAGLANSVVLQKF encoded by the exons ATGGCGTCTCGTGACAAGAAACCAGCGAAGCCATCGACTAGCCGAACCGGCAACGTACGAACCCTCTCCGATCTAAACCGGAGGACTGGACCTGATTCCGATTCCGACTCCGATGGTCCTCAAGAATACTACACTGGCGGTGAAAAAAG TGGTATGCTTGTTCAAGATCCTTCAAAGGGTAATCCTAATGATGTTGATGCAATTTTCAATCAAGCTAGGGAACTGGGAGCCGTAGAAGGGCCTCCTGAACATCTTCATCCATCGTCAAGCTCAAGGAGCTTTACTGGAACTGGTAGATTGCTCTCAGGGGAAAGTGTACAATCTGCACCTCAGCAGCCTGAGCCTGTCTTTCACAACATTGTTTTTTGGACTAATGGTTTTACTGTAAATGATGGCCCTTTGAGAAGGTTGGATGATCCTGAAAATGCATCTTTCTTAGAG AGCATCAGAAAGTCTGAGTGTCCAAAAGAGCTAGAACCTGCCGATAGAAGGTCCTCAGTTCATGTCAATCTGATAAAGAAGGATGTGAAATGCCCG gAACAAGAGAAGCACCATGTTCCATTTCAGGGTGTGGGTAGAACTTTAGGTAGTACCAGTACTCCAGCAGCATCTGAACCAACTGTTGGTTCCACTCCTCCTGACACTGCTCAAATCCCTAGTGGGGGTCTGTTTGTGGATGACAAGCTACCATCAACATCAATTCAGATTAGGTTGGCTGATGGTACCCGCATGGTATCACAATTCAATCTCCACCATACAATCAATGACATTCATGCTCACATTGATGTATCTGGACCTGGGAATGCAAGAAATTATCAACTCCAGATGATGGGATTCCCCCCAAAAGTTCTTGCGGACCGATCTCAGACAATAGAGCAGGCTGGCCTTGCCAATTCAGTGGTTCTCCAGAAATTCTAA
- the LOC123218166 gene encoding 50S ribosomal protein L4-like has product MALSVSRRLLRHLGSFSAISRCESPSIANHSSLNPRDSHGVLSGYDSFTSKGGSCLLACQRLSTTILTPDSSDGAFPSDLLSKKTVLTPDRTIGLCQDLVIPVTNFLNEDKGLMVLAGDVFDVPIRKDIIHRVVRWQLAKRQQGTHSTKTISEVSGTGRKPWRQKGTGRARHGTLRGPQFRGGAAMHGPKPRSHAFKLNKKVRRLGLKIALSARAAEGKLMIFEDLEVPTHKTKNIVNNYKQMENTKKVLLVDGGPINEKLKLATQNLHYVNVLPSIGLNVYSILLHDTLVMSRDAVNKIVERMHTPINR; this is encoded by the exons ATGGCGCTGTCCGTTTCTAGAAGGCTATTACGCCATTTAGGCTCTTTTTCTGCGATTAGTCGCTGTGAGTCTCCGAGTATCGCCAATCATTCGTCTCTAAATCCCCGtg ATTCTCACGGTGTTTTATCTGGGTATGACTCATTTActtcaaag GGTGGGTCATGTTTACTTGCTTGCCAAAGGCTTTCGACTACTATTTTGACTCCTGACTCAAGTGATGGTGCTTTTCCCTCTGATTTACTCTCAAAGAAGACTGTTCTAACTCCGGATCGAACCATAG GACTTTGCCAGGATCTGGTGATTCCAGTAACAAATTTCCTCAATGAAGACAAGGGCCTCATGGTCTTGGCTGGTGATGTTTTTGATGTGCCCATCAGGAAGGACATTATTCATCGCGTTGTACGATGGCAGCTAGCAAAAAGACAACAG GGAACACATTCAACAAAAACTATTAGTGAGGTCAGTGGAACTGGGAGAAAGCCGTGGCGGCAAAAGGGTACTGGTCGAGCTAGGCATGGAACACTGCGTGGTCCCCAG TTCAGGGGTGGTGCTGCCATGCATGGCCCTAAGCCGCGAAGCCATGCTTTTAAGCTGAACAAAAAGGTGAGGCGTCTAGGATTGAAGATTGCTCTGTCAGCTCGAGCAGCAGAAGGGAAG CTTATGATTTTTGAGGATTTGGAGGTTCCGACGCATAAAACCAAGAATATTGTGAATAATTACAAACAAATGGAAAATACGAAGAAAGTTTTGCTAGTTGATGGTGGCCCCATCAATGAAAAGCTGAAGTTGGCTACGCAAAATTTACATTACGTCAACGTACTGCCCTCAATT GGATTGAATGTCTACAGTATTCTGCTGCATGACACATTGGTAATGTCCCGTGATGCTGTGAACAAGATTGTCGAGCGGATGCACACTCCGATTAATCGTTGA
- the LOC123218795 gene encoding homeobox protein SHOOT MERISTEMLESS-like has protein sequence MEGGSNSTPCKMAFGDNSNGLCPMMMMMMPLMSSSHHHHHDHDHHNDRHHHHPDADSSTLFLPLPSTNNQTQNRNSSSGFSSPILDDNNITNTGCCFMETHDGTSSTSSVKAKIMAHPYYHRLLAAYSNCQKVGAPPEVVARLEEACASAASIGPTVKAPLGEDPALDQFMEAYCDMLTKYEQELSKPIKEAMLFLQRIECQFKALTVSPSNSARTEAIDRSGSSEEEFDVNNHHFIDPLAEDQEMKGQLLRRYGGYLGSLKQEFMKKRKKGKLPKEARQQLLDWWSRHYKWPYPSESQKLALAESTGLDQKQINNWFINQRKRHWKPSEDMQFVVMDSPHSQYYMENVMATQFPMYLSPALP, from the exons ATGGAGGGTGGTTCTAATAGCACTCCTTGTAAGATGGCTTTTGGAGACAACAGTAATGGACTGTGCcctatgatgatgatgatgatgcctCTCATGTCTTCTtctcatcaccatcatcatgaTCATGATCATCATAATGATCGCCATCACCATCATCCTGATGCAGACTCAAGTACTCTATTTCTTCCCTTGCCTTCTACCAACAATCAAACTCAAAACCGCAATAGCAGTAGTGGCTTTTCTTCACCGATTCTTGACGATAACAACATCACAAACACAGGCTGTTGTTTCATGGAGACCCACGATGGCACCTCTTCTACTTCCTCAGTCAAGGCTAAGATCATGGCTCATCCTTACTACCACCGCCTTTTGGCTGCCTACTCTAACTGTCAGAAG GTGGGAGCTCCACCTGAAGTGGTGGCAAGATTAGAAGAAGCTTGCGCATCTGCTGCATCGATTGGCCCCACTGTCAAGGCCCCTCTTGGTGAAGATCCAGCCCTCGATCAGTTCATGGAGGCCTACTGCGATATGCTTACCAAGTATGAACAAGAGCTCTCTAAACCCATTAAGGAGGCTATGCTGTTCCTCCAAAGGATCGAGTGTCAATTCAAAGCCCTCACTGTTTCTCCTTCAAATTCTG CTCGAACTGAGGCTATTGATAGGAGTGGTTCATCTGAGGAAGAGTTTGATGTGAATAACCATCACTTCATAGATCCCCTGGCAGAAGACCAAGAAATGAAAGGTCAGCTTCTGCGCAGGTACGGTGGATACTTAGGTAGTCTCAAGCAGGAGTTcatgaagaagaggaaaaagggGAAGCTGCCTAAAGAAGCCCGTCAACAATTGCTCGACTGGTGGAGCAGACATTACAAATGGCCTTACCCTTCG GAATCGCAGAAGTTGGCCCTTGCTGAATCAACAGGTCTGGATCAGAAGCAAATAAACAACTGGTTTATTAATCAAAGGAAACGGCATTGGAAGCCTTCAGAAGATATGCAGTTTGTGGTAATGGATTCTCCTCACTCTCAATATTACATGGAAAATGTTATGGCCACCCAATTTCCAATGTATCTCTCTCCTGCACTGCCTTGA
- the LOC123218055 gene encoding chromatin remodeling protein EBS yields MAKTRPGIATKTKLGKRDLESYTIRGTNKIVRVGDCVLMRPSDTGKPPYVARIEKIESDARNNVKVHVRWYYRPEESLGGRRQFHGAKELFLSDHYDMQSAHTIEGKCIVHSFKNYTKLENVGAEDYYCRFEYKAATGGFTPDRVAVYCKCEMPYNPDDLMVQCEGCKDWYHPACVGMTIEEAKKLDRFLCSECSSDDEVKRSQNGFASSPTDDVKVEPKRRKR; encoded by the exons ATGGCCAAAACTAGACCAGGGATCGCAACCAAGACCAAACTTGGCAAAAGAGACCTTGAGTCTTACACTATCAGAGGCACCAACAAGATTGTTAGAG TTGGGGATTGTGTGTTGATGCGACCATCGGACACCGGTAAGCCTCCTTATGTGGCAAGAATAGAGAAGATCGAATCTGATGCTCGAAACAATGTCAAGGTTCATGTTCGGTGGTACTATCGCCCTGAGGAATCGCTTGGAGGAAGGAGACAATTCCATGGAGCGAAGGAGCTCTTTTTGTCAGATCACTACGACATGCAGAGCGCTCACACGATTGAAGGGAAGTGCATTGTTCATTCTTTCAAGAACTATACTAAGCTTGAGAACGTTGGTGCAGAAGATTACTACTGTAGATTTGAGTATAAGGCTGCTACAGGGGGTTTTACACCAGATCGAGTTGCTGT GTATTGCAAATGCGAGATGCCGTATAACCCAGATGATCTTATGGTACAATGTGAGGGGTGCAAGGACTG GTATCATCCTGCTTGTGTGGGCATGACTATTGAAGAAGCAAAAAAGCTTGATCGCTTTCTTTGTTCTGAATGTTCATCTGATGATGAGGTCAAAAGATCCCAAAATGGATTTGCTTCATCACCAACTGATGATGTCAAG GTGGAGCCCAAGCGGCGAAAGAGATGA
- the LOC123218792 gene encoding uncharacterized protein LOC123218792 — MATPRIYEPETLSPCPSSRSRRSSDSNSPEFEFWMVRNPSFPQPNLHSADELFVDGVLLPLHLLSLKPSDPTVPNPLPDPEPANKESGDPESGPGPGPGPGPELIHVTTESANGLSSSKRWTDIFRKGDKKAVTKNTEDNKDKEKEKKRDKKSQSGVTSAELNINIWPFSRSRSAGNGGTRPRLIPGAPGTRKVSSAPCSRSNSAGESKSRKWPSSPGRPGVHLGRSSPIWQVKRGGGGLGGRSSETLSRNGEKVVSKKEVKSNKAIGNGSTSTTIGKMRVLNMNVNVPMCIGYRHHLSCRSDENGALGVVGAANNKSTTTTTTGTVSGGTDGGHGHVTNNGNLFNFRSLFSKKVY, encoded by the coding sequence ATGGCTACTCCGAGAATCTATGAACCCGAAACTCTCTCTCCATGCCCCAGTTCAAGAAGCAGGAGGAGCAGCGATTCAAACTCACCCGAGTTCGAGTTCTGGATGGTCAGAAACCCCTCTTTTCCTCAGCCTAATCTCCACTCAGCCGATGAACTCTTTGTTGATGGTGTTCTTCTGCCTCTTCACCTCCTTTCGCTCAAACCTTCCGACCCAACTGTCCCGAACCCGCTTCCAGATCCTGAACCTGCCAACAAAGAGTCAGGTGACCCGGAGTCTGGACCTGGACCTGGACCCGGCCCTGGCCCTGAGTTGATTCATGTAACCACTGAGTCTGCAAACGGGTTGTCGAGTTCTAAGCGGTGGACGGACATTTTCAGGAAAGGCGACAAGAAAGCTGTGACGAAGAACACGGAAGACAATAaggataaagagaaagagaagaagagagacaaGAAGAGTCAAAGTGGAGTGACTTCAGCGGAGTTGAATATCAATATTTGGCCTTTTTCAAGGAGTAGATCCGCCGGGAATGGCGGAACCCGACCCAGATTGATTCCCGGAGCTCCAGGGACCCGGAAAGTAAGCAGTGCGCCGTGTTCGAGGAGTAACTCAGCGGGTGAGTCGAAGTCAAGGAAGTGGCCAAGCAGCCCGGGTCGCCCCGGGGTTCATCTGGGTCGGAGCAGCCCCATTTGGCAAGTCAAGCGCGGCGGTGGAGGCTTAGGCGGGAGGAGCTCAGAAACTCTATCTAGAAACGGTGAAAAAGTGGTCAgtaaaaaagaagttaaaagcAACAAGGCAATCGGAAATGGCAGTACCAGTACCACTATTGGAAAAATGAGGGTTTTGAATATGAACGTGAATGTGCCAATGTGTATTGGGTACCGGCATCATTTGAGCTGTAGAAGTGATGAAAACGGTGCACTAGGGGTTGTGGGTGCAGCTAATAACAagtccaccaccaccaccaccaccgggACTGTTAGCGGCGGCACAGACGGTGGCCATGGCCATGTTACAAATAATGGCAATCTCTTCAACTTCCGCAGCCTATTCAGCAAGAAGGTTTATTAA